A stretch of the Clavibacter sp. B3I6 genome encodes the following:
- a CDS encoding TetR/AcrR family transcriptional regulator, which produces MTRTPRASAGAELRPIAAARFARDGFQATSLQQIADEAGYSKSSVLYHFASKEALLDALLEPTIDALAEVIEQADSIRGDAGARRAFVERFIDFLLLHRHEVALFITQGRSLGHLAVIERANDLVRRLGETAGALDSTLDQLRFGVALGGAAYILAASDDWSTNEPLPDDEIRAALVVVVGELLAPLGTRTA; this is translated from the coding sequence GTGACCAGGACCCCCCGCGCATCCGCCGGCGCCGAGCTGCGCCCCATCGCGGCGGCCCGCTTCGCCCGGGACGGGTTCCAGGCGACCTCGCTGCAGCAGATCGCGGACGAGGCCGGCTACTCGAAGTCGAGCGTGCTCTACCACTTCGCCTCCAAGGAGGCGCTGCTCGACGCCCTCCTCGAGCCGACGATCGACGCGCTCGCCGAGGTCATCGAGCAGGCCGACTCCATCCGCGGCGACGCCGGGGCGCGACGCGCGTTCGTCGAGCGCTTCATCGACTTCCTGCTGCTGCACCGGCACGAGGTCGCGCTCTTCATCACGCAGGGCCGCTCGCTCGGGCACCTCGCCGTGATCGAGCGGGCCAACGACCTCGTCCGCCGGCTCGGCGAGACCGCCGGCGCGCTGGACAGCACCCTCGACCAGCTGCGCTTCGGCGTGGCGCTCGGCGGGGCGGCGTACATCCTCGCCGCCAGCGACGACTGGTCCACCAACGAGCCCCTCCCCGACGACGAGATCAGGGCCGCTCTCGTCGTGGTCGTGGGGGAGCTGCTCGCTCCCCTCGGCACCCGCACCGCCTGA
- a CDS encoding SLC13 family permease, with protein MRTALIGAVLLVVGAVAVATGALPLDDLGVLCERVWPILLFVVAITVVTELASEAGLFTWIAERAAGLGRGRTWALWLATVLLACLCTVFLSLDTTAVLLTPVVVVLARHCGLPPLPFALTTVWLANTASLLLPVSNLTNLLAEHELGGLGPAGFAALTVAPALVAIAVPMLAILVIHRKDLFTRYEVGAPTAPTDRVLLVGSAVVVGLLVPALVSGVEVWIPALAAAVVLAVLTAVRRPRVLRLGLLPWQLVVFASGLFVVMEAAQSLGLTAVMAAVSGQGQDAQALFRLAGVATLSANAVDNLPAYLALEPVAGSPERLVAILVGVNAGPLITPWASLATLLWHERLVSMGVHIRWSRYVLLGLVVAPLTVGLAMLAFVLTR; from the coding sequence GTGCGCACAGCCCTCATCGGGGCGGTGCTCCTCGTCGTCGGCGCCGTCGCCGTGGCCACCGGAGCCCTCCCGCTCGACGACCTCGGGGTGCTGTGCGAGCGGGTCTGGCCGATCCTCCTCTTCGTGGTCGCCATCACGGTGGTCACCGAGCTCGCCAGCGAGGCGGGCCTGTTCACCTGGATCGCCGAGCGGGCGGCCGGCCTCGGCCGCGGGCGCACCTGGGCCCTCTGGCTCGCGACCGTCCTGCTCGCGTGCCTCTGCACCGTGTTCCTGTCGCTCGACACCACGGCGGTGCTGCTCACGCCCGTGGTCGTCGTGCTCGCGCGGCACTGCGGTCTGCCGCCGCTCCCGTTCGCGCTGACCACGGTGTGGCTCGCGAACACGGCGTCGCTCCTCCTCCCCGTCTCGAACCTCACGAACCTGCTCGCGGAGCACGAGCTCGGCGGGCTGGGCCCGGCCGGGTTCGCGGCGCTCACGGTCGCCCCGGCGCTCGTCGCCATCGCGGTGCCCATGCTCGCGATCCTCGTGATCCACCGGAAGGACCTCTTCACGCGCTACGAGGTCGGGGCGCCCACCGCGCCCACGGACCGCGTGCTGCTCGTCGGCAGCGCCGTGGTGGTGGGCCTCCTGGTGCCGGCGCTCGTCTCGGGCGTCGAGGTGTGGATCCCGGCGCTCGCCGCGGCCGTGGTCCTCGCGGTCCTGACGGCCGTCCGGCGCCCGCGCGTGCTCCGGCTCGGGCTCCTGCCGTGGCAGCTCGTGGTGTTCGCGTCGGGCCTGTTCGTCGTCATGGAGGCCGCGCAGTCGCTCGGGCTCACCGCCGTCATGGCCGCGGTGTCGGGCCAGGGACAGGACGCCCAGGCGCTGTTCCGCCTCGCCGGCGTCGCGACGCTGAGCGCCAACGCGGTCGACAACCTCCCGGCGTACCTGGCGCTCGAACCGGTGGCGGGATCCCCGGAGCGGCTCGTCGCGATCCTCGTGGGCGTCAACGCCGGCCCGCTCATCACGCCGTGGGCGTCGCTCGCGACGCTGCTCTGGCACGAGCGGCTCGTGAGCATGGGGGTGCACATCAGGTGGTCGCGCTACGTGCTGCTCGGCCTCGTGGTGGCCCCGCTCACGGTCGGCCTCGCGATGCTCGCGTTCGTGCTCACGCGGTGA
- a CDS encoding mechanosensitive ion channel family protein produces MDLPALLAVPAVAVIVTVLAAVAAALVVTAVVALVVRLVARRREWAARLVRRARRPFRVLLVVVAVWIALRSSMAPGEVRDGIDHLLHVVTIVASAWLVCALAIFFEDLGLSRYRVDVADNRVARRVRTQVLIIRRLTVVAIVVVAIGAVLLTFPGAQAAGASVLASAGLVSIVAGLAAQSTLANVFAGMQLAFSDAIRVDDVMIVETEWGRVEEITLTYVVVHIWDDRRMVLPSTYFTTTPFQNWTRTKSELLGAVELDLDWRATPASMREELDRVLAGTDLWDGRVAVLQVTDAVGGYVRIRVLVSAVDAPTLFDLRCLVRERLVAFLHEHSPQSLPRTRVQMVDPHARDDAPRPGRRAAEAEPTGLFSGTAQGDTRAGLFTGPISTVPAEERIDLEVDGSRWRTHD; encoded by the coding sequence GTGGACCTGCCCGCCCTGCTCGCCGTGCCCGCCGTGGCCGTGATCGTCACGGTGCTCGCCGCCGTGGCGGCCGCCCTCGTCGTCACCGCCGTCGTCGCCCTCGTCGTGCGCCTCGTCGCGCGCCGCCGCGAGTGGGCGGCGCGCCTCGTCCGGCGCGCCCGTCGCCCGTTCCGCGTGCTGCTCGTGGTGGTGGCGGTGTGGATCGCCCTCCGGTCCTCGATGGCGCCGGGGGAGGTGCGCGACGGCATCGACCACCTGCTGCACGTCGTCACGATCGTCGCCTCCGCCTGGCTGGTGTGCGCGCTCGCCATCTTCTTCGAGGACCTGGGGCTCAGCCGCTACCGGGTGGACGTCGCCGACAACCGGGTCGCGCGCCGGGTGCGCACGCAGGTGCTCATCATCCGGCGGCTCACGGTCGTCGCGATCGTCGTGGTCGCGATCGGAGCGGTGCTCCTGACCTTCCCGGGCGCGCAGGCCGCCGGCGCGAGCGTCCTCGCCTCCGCCGGCCTCGTGTCGATCGTGGCCGGCCTCGCCGCGCAGTCGACGCTCGCCAACGTGTTCGCCGGGATGCAGCTCGCCTTCAGCGACGCGATCCGCGTGGACGACGTCATGATCGTCGAGACGGAGTGGGGGCGCGTCGAGGAGATCACCCTCACCTACGTCGTCGTGCACATCTGGGACGACCGGCGCATGGTGCTGCCGTCCACGTACTTCACGACCACGCCGTTCCAGAACTGGACCCGCACCAAGTCGGAGCTGCTCGGCGCGGTGGAGCTCGACCTCGACTGGCGGGCGACCCCGGCCAGCATGCGCGAGGAGCTCGACCGCGTGCTCGCGGGCACCGACCTCTGGGACGGCCGCGTCGCGGTGCTGCAGGTGACCGACGCGGTGGGCGGCTACGTCCGGATCCGGGTGCTCGTCTCGGCCGTCGACGCGCCGACGCTCTTCGACCTGCGCTGCCTGGTGCGCGAGCGCCTCGTGGCGTTCCTGCACGAGCACAGCCCGCAGTCGCTTCCGCGCACGCGCGTGCAGATGGTGGACCCGCATGCGCGCGACGACGCGCCCCGGCCGGGACGACGCGCCGCGGAGGCCGAGCCGACGGGCCTGTTCTCGGGGACGGCCCAGGGCGACACGCGCGCGGGCCTGTTCACGGGGCCGATCTCGACCGTGCCCGCCGAGGAGCGCATCGACCTGGAGGTCGACGGCTCGAGGTGGCGCACGCACGACTGA